CTTCTGCTGAAAATTTCTAAAACTTCACGCTTTTGGTTTCTCCCCACTTGACATTGTCATAAGTGAGAGTGTAAGACTGCTGCGATCCGTCCTCACCGTCATACATCAGCTTCCATTCTACCTTTTCACCCGCTACGAGTTCCTCTTTGATTTTGTTGACCTCAAAAATATCATCATCCATTACATAGGATTCGCCCATTTCGTCTTGTAAATCAAAGTCATAAACATTGAGTGGGAGCTTTTCGCTAGAGGTATTTTCGATAATAACCTTAGCCGTAATCATCGCACCTGTTGCTTGACCTTCCATTCGCTCTTTAGAATCCACGTGAATGTACTGGACAGTAACTTTCAGACCATTTTCAAAACGAACGCTATCTCCCAGGCGATGATGTTTGTAATTATCTTGATAAATTTCAGTTCGAGTGCCATGCCCTAGAAAAGCAAGGTTGACAATACTTAAACCAGCCACCATGAGGGTGATGCAAAAGAGCATGACACAGCTAATGATTGTCGTCCAAAACAAAGGCTGTTTATACAAAGGCTGTTTCAAGCGATAGACATGACCGTCAGGGGTCGTTATTTCATGCGGTACTTGTTCTTCCATAATAATCTCCTTTCTGCTTACGCTGGCGCATAAATGGTTGGCAAATCAATTCCTCCCTTTAATAGAGCGTCATGATACAATCTGTAAAATTGATGATAAACGGTACTTTGGCTACCACTTTGGACAGTGATACTGACACGGAAATAAAATTGTCCGTTGTCTGCGAGTTGCGGACCTAAAATCGTCGGTTCCTGCAAAATTTCTACTTGATCGCACGCATATTCTTGATTGACCTGCTGGATAATCCGAGTGACCTTCTCCAAATCCGTCTGAGCGTATAATGGAATATCAATGAGCGCACGCATATTGCCGCGTGAGAGATTGCTGACGACGGTAATGTTGCGATTAGGAACGTAATGCAAAGTGCCATCTGCATCGCGCACTTGTGTCGTCCGAATCCCGACGCTCACAACCGTTCCTGCGATTTTAATCGAGCCATTGGTCAGGCGAACGCTGTCTCCGACATCCAACTGTCGCTCCAGTAAAATAAAGAAACCATTGACCAAATCGGACAAGAAACCTTGAGCGCCCATCCCGATTGCTACCCCAGCAATCCCAGCTCCTGCCAGTAAACTAGACACCGGCAAGCCTAAAATCGCTAATATCCAATAGATCAAGAAAAAGTAAAGGGTGTAATTCAGTAAATTTTCAATCAAACGAGTGAGGGTCTTTTGCCGCCCTTCGTCTTGACTGGAGAGTTTCAAAGAGGGTGAGATAATCTTTCTTACGAGTACATGTACCAACTTTTTAGCGAGGTAAAAGAGAGCTAGCAATAGCACGAGTGAGACGAGCTTGCTAAAGACGTCATCTAACAAATTAGACCAGTTGAATTTTTCAAAGTAGCGAGAGAATACATTCTTGTTCGCAAATAACATAGGTCACCTCCTGCTTATTTCTATTATACCATATCTAAGCCTAATTGAATCAGGGGAATACGAACTCCACCCAGTGTATTCTATCTAAAACAGATTGATTTTTCAGAATATTTATACTATAATGGGAGACATTATGATCATGAAGGGATTATATGATATGAAAAGAATAGTTTTGGCTTGGAAAAAATCTAGTTTGATTAAGCGTATTGCTATCGGGATTGCATTAGGGGCTGTCCTCGGCTTGACCTGTCCTAAGCTGTCAGCAATTGGCTTATTGGGAGATATATTTGTTGGTGGCTTAAAGGGCATTGCTCCACTGTTGGTTTTTGCTTTGGTGACCAATGCTCTATCACAACATCGAAAAGGGCAAGAAACCAACATGAAAACTATCATTATCTTGTATCTTTTGGGAACATTCTCAGCAGCTTTAGTCGCAGTGCTAGCTAACTACCTTTTTCCTTTACACATCACACTCACAGCGTCAAAGACCAAGATTACACCACCAGATGGGATTGGGCAAGTCCTCAGTAATTTATTGCTCAAAGTAGTGGACAATCCAGTCAATGCTCTCATCACCGCAAACTATATTGGAATATTATCTTGGGCTGTGGTATTTGGACTTGCCATGCGTGAAGCCAGCAAAAGCAGTAAAGAGCTTTTGCAAACTATGGCAAGTGTAACCTCTAAGGTCGTTGAATGGATTATCAATCTGGCTCCTTTTGGAATTCTTGGTTTGGTCTTTAAGACGATTTCTGACAAAGGGTTGGCGGTGTTGGCTAACTATGGCAGCTTATTAGCAGTTTTAATCGCTATCATGCTTTTTGTAGCTCTGGTCGTCAACCCTTTCATTGCCTTTGTTCTGATGAGAAAAAATCCCTACCCACTTGTTTTGCGGTGTTTAAAAGTCAGTGGTGTGACAGCTTTCTTCACACGTAGTTCAGCTGCTAATATTCCTGTCAACATGAAACTTTGTGAAGAACTAGGACTCAACAAAGATACTTATTCCGTTTCTATCCCTCTTGGTGCCACTATTAACATGGCTGGAGCAGCTATTACCATCAATGTGCTCACCCTTGCTGCAGTCAATACATTAGGCATTTCGATTGACTTTGCGACAGCATTAATCCTCAGTATTGTCGCCGCTATCTCTGCTTGTGGCGCTTCCGGGGTGGCAGGTGGCTCTCTTTTGCTCATTCCTGTTGCTTGTAGTCTCTTCGGTATTTCAAATGATGTTGCCATGCAAGTCGTTGGGGTAGGATTCATCATTGGAGTTATCCAAGATTCCTGTGAAACGGCGCTCAATTCCTCAACGGATGCGCTCTTTACTGCAGTTGCAGAAAAAAGTGTTTGGGGAAAAAGGAAAAAAGCGTAATACAATGAGGTTGGAAAAGTCCCAACCTCATTTTTTAATTAACCCAATTCTGCTTTAGGCTCTTTGCCCTTGCGACGGGCAAGGATATCCGCATAGTGCTTGCGGCTGTTATTGAGCACGGAAAGGAAGATTACTAAGTTTAAGTCCAATGAGCTTTTCTTGCTTCATAAATTCCTTCTTTCCTTTTTTACTTGTCACTTAAAGTGACCGTTTCAATGACTTCTCCTTTTTCCGTCAGCGCGGCGGATGACCTCAACTACTTTTCGTTTGCTTCGTCCGCCCGGCGGAAAATCTCCCTTACTTTTGGTTTACTCCGTCCGCCCGGCTGACAGCATGAACCAAAAGAAGTTTATCTCGTCCGCCGGACGGAGTGAACGACAATCAGTTTGCCTTGTCAGCTGCGAGGACGAAATGAAATTGTCCCGTTTGTAATTATTTCCTACTTAACTTCTAACTTTATTTTTTGAAGAT
This Streptococcus anginosus DNA region includes the following protein-coding sequences:
- a CDS encoding DUF4352 domain-containing protein — translated: MEEQVPHEITTPDGHVYRLKQPLYKQPLFWTTIISCVMLFCITLMVAGLSIVNLAFLGHGTRTEIYQDNYKHHRLGDSVRFENGLKVTVQYIHVDSKERMEGQATGAMITAKVIIENTSSEKLPLNVYDFDLQDEMGESYVMDDDIFEVNKIKEELVAGEKVEWKLMYDGEDGSQQSYTLTYDNVKWGETKSVKF
- a CDS encoding mechanosensitive ion channel family protein, whose translation is MLFANKNVFSRYFEKFNWSNLLDDVFSKLVSLVLLLALFYLAKKLVHVLVRKIISPSLKLSSQDEGRQKTLTRLIENLLNYTLYFFLIYWILAILGLPVSSLLAGAGIAGVAIGMGAQGFLSDLVNGFFILLERQLDVGDSVRLTNGSIKIAGTVVSVGIRTTQVRDADGTLHYVPNRNITVVSNLSRGNMRALIDIPLYAQTDLEKVTRIIQQVNQEYACDQVEILQEPTILGPQLADNGQFYFRVSITVQSGSQSTVYHQFYRLYHDALLKGGIDLPTIYAPA
- the sstT gene encoding serine/threonine transporter SstT; this encodes MKRIVLAWKKSSLIKRIAIGIALGAVLGLTCPKLSAIGLLGDIFVGGLKGIAPLLVFALVTNALSQHRKGQETNMKTIIILYLLGTFSAALVAVLANYLFPLHITLTASKTKITPPDGIGQVLSNLLLKVVDNPVNALITANYIGILSWAVVFGLAMREASKSSKELLQTMASVTSKVVEWIINLAPFGILGLVFKTISDKGLAVLANYGSLLAVLIAIMLFVALVVNPFIAFVLMRKNPYPLVLRCLKVSGVTAFFTRSSAANIPVNMKLCEELGLNKDTYSVSIPLGATINMAGAAITINVLTLAAVNTLGISIDFATALILSIVAAISACGASGVAGGSLLLIPVACSLFGISNDVAMQVVGVGFIIGVIQDSCETALNSSTDALFTAVAEKSVWGKRKKA